A DNA window from Bdellovibrio sp. BCCA contains the following coding sequences:
- a CDS encoding S8 family peptidase, which produces MKKMALYVSSAIVALGISAQANSKKQDLLIKLAPGFVEFQMEGAKVEKLTESWVRVQAPRHMNLQTLEKNPAVEYVQPNYKITIPEDYKIEDPLRRAALAKMLSRNPQLRAMARQDNPAIPDAPQITTGADPLFNQQWGMRDIGVVDAWKITKGSPDMIVAVIDTGVDYTHEDLLPNLWRNPREIPDNGIDDDGNGYVDDMIGWDFVGNDNKPYDLAVDTLDGLFKGGNPGHGTHCAGNVAARGDNGKGIAGVAPNVKIMSLRFIGMTGGGTTADAIKAIRYAVDNGAKVLSNSWGSEGEEPGAPENQALRDAIQYSQDKGVLFIAAAGNGHKGVGYDNDTDKLPAYPASYDHENIISVAALDVNNKLGSFSNWGAKTVDIGAPGVKVFSTVVGQGYSDTVIDKFGFKATWDGTSMATPHVAGAAALYWSAHPNKSWHEVKAAILGSAKAIPALQGKTVSGGKLDVKALMNY; this is translated from the coding sequence ATGAAAAAGATGGCTCTGTACGTGAGTTCTGCCATTGTTGCGTTGGGCATTTCCGCTCAAGCGAATTCAAAAAAGCAAGATTTGCTTATAAAATTGGCACCTGGCTTCGTTGAGTTCCAAATGGAAGGCGCCAAAGTCGAGAAATTGACGGAATCATGGGTTCGAGTTCAAGCTCCACGCCACATGAATTTGCAAACTCTTGAGAAAAATCCTGCGGTTGAATACGTGCAACCAAACTACAAAATCACGATTCCAGAAGATTATAAAATTGAAGATCCTCTTCGTCGCGCGGCTTTAGCGAAGATGCTTTCAAGAAATCCTCAGCTTCGCGCGATGGCTCGCCAAGACAATCCGGCGATTCCTGACGCTCCGCAAATCACAACGGGTGCCGATCCTTTGTTCAACCAACAATGGGGCATGCGCGACATTGGTGTAGTTGACGCTTGGAAAATCACTAAAGGCAGTCCTGATATGATTGTGGCTGTGATCGACACAGGTGTTGATTATACTCACGAAGATCTTTTGCCAAACTTGTGGAGAAACCCACGCGAAATTCCAGACAACGGTATTGATGACGACGGCAACGGCTATGTTGACGACATGATCGGTTGGGACTTTGTTGGTAACGACAACAAACCTTACGATTTGGCCGTAGATACTTTGGATGGCTTGTTCAAAGGTGGAAATCCAGGTCACGGCACTCACTGTGCGGGTAACGTCGCAGCTCGCGGTGATAACGGCAAAGGTATTGCCGGAGTTGCTCCGAATGTAAAAATCATGTCTTTGCGTTTCATCGGTATGACTGGTGGCGGAACAACTGCAGATGCGATCAAAGCCATTCGTTACGCTGTTGATAATGGCGCGAAAGTTTTGAGCAACTCTTGGGGTTCTGAAGGCGAAGAGCCCGGCGCACCAGAAAACCAAGCTTTGCGCGATGCTATTCAATACAGCCAAGATAAAGGTGTGTTATTTATCGCTGCTGCGGGTAACGGACACAAAGGTGTTGGTTATGATAACGATACGGACAAGCTTCCTGCTTACCCAGCGTCTTACGATCATGAAAACATCATTTCTGTTGCAGCACTTGATGTGAACAACAAATTGGGTTCTTTCTCTAACTGGGGTGCGAAAACTGTTGATATCGGCGCGCCGGGCGTGAAAGTGTTCTCGACTGTTGTAGGTCAAGGTTACTCTGACACTGTTATTGATAAATTTGGATTCAAAGCGACTTGGGATGGAACGTCTATGGCGACTCCTCACGTTGCTGGTGCAGCGGCTCTTTACTGGTCCGCTCATCCAAACAAATCATGGCATGAAGTGAAAGCGGCGATCTTAGGTTCCGCGAAAGCGATCCCGGCATTGCAAGGCAAAACTGTGTCAGGCGGCAAGCTTGATGTAAAAGCTTTGATGAATTACTAA
- a CDS encoding YceI family protein has translation MRVLLFSFLATAAFSSSAFAAKYELDKAHTNIAFQAPHLVVSKVNGRFDQFDGSFDFDETSQKLDNVVVTIKTASLNTNEKDRDKDLRSKNFFDVEKYPNITFKSTKVEYDKDKPKKVHGDLTIHGITKPVVLDVNYNGAVTDPWGNRMVSFDAETKIDRKDFGMTWNKQLDKGGWMVGDDIKIKIDGEAKVAKPQAPAKK, from the coding sequence ATGCGCGTTCTACTTTTTTCTTTTTTAGCGACCGCTGCTTTTTCTTCTTCCGCGTTTGCCGCAAAATACGAGCTGGATAAAGCTCACACGAATATCGCCTTTCAGGCTCCTCACCTTGTGGTTTCCAAAGTCAACGGCCGCTTCGATCAGTTTGACGGCAGTTTCGATTTTGATGAAACGTCTCAAAAACTTGATAACGTCGTGGTCACCATTAAAACCGCTTCGCTTAATACGAATGAAAAAGATCGCGACAAAGATCTGCGCAGTAAAAATTTTTTCGACGTTGAAAAGTATCCCAATATAACTTTCAAAAGTACGAAGGTCGAATACGACAAAGACAAGCCCAAAAAAGTTCACGGAGATCTCACCATTCACGGCATCACGAAACCCGTTGTTTTGGATGTGAATTATAACGGCGCCGTGACCGACCCTTGGGGCAATCGCATGGTGAGCTTTGATGCGGAAACCAAGATTGATCGTAAAGATTTCGGGATGACTTGGAATAAGCAACTCGACAAAGGCGGATGGATGGTCGGTGATGATATTAAAATCAAAATCGACGGCGAAGCCAAAGTTGCAAAACCTCAAGCCCCTGCAAAAAAATAA
- the bufB gene encoding MNIO family bufferin maturase, which yields MHPSSFTHKVGLGLRPPHYSFLEQRPATEVAWFEAISENYMDSRGRPMEMLQLIRQDYPVALHGVSMNIGSPEGIRLDYLQKLRDLIDRVEPFIVSDHLCWTGTSDMNMHDLLPLPFTEDSLATLVNNIDFVQNFLRRPLILENVSTYISYRRNEMSEWDFVSEVSRRSGCGLLLDINNVYVNSYNHGFDPHYFLNHIPMDRVAQVHMAGPSDYGDFLFDTHSTDIPEPVWNLFKILAPQIRHLPILIERDEDIPDFHELEVEVMKAVYILESSHESERSIEPV from the coding sequence ATGCACCCGTCATCATTCACTCACAAAGTGGGGTTGGGCCTACGACCTCCTCATTATTCTTTTTTAGAACAAAGGCCTGCTACCGAAGTCGCGTGGTTTGAAGCGATCTCGGAAAACTACATGGACTCGCGTGGACGTCCGATGGAGATGCTCCAGCTCATTCGTCAGGATTATCCTGTCGCGCTTCACGGCGTTTCGATGAATATCGGTTCTCCTGAAGGTATTCGTTTGGACTATCTACAAAAACTTCGTGATCTGATTGATCGTGTGGAACCGTTTATCGTTTCCGATCATCTTTGCTGGACGGGAACATCAGATATGAATATGCACGATCTTCTTCCCCTTCCCTTCACGGAAGACAGTCTAGCGACTTTGGTAAACAATATCGATTTCGTACAAAATTTTTTGCGTCGTCCTTTGATTTTAGAAAACGTATCGACTTACATCAGCTATCGTCGCAATGAGATGAGCGAGTGGGATTTTGTGAGTGAGGTGAGTCGCCGATCCGGTTGCGGGTTGCTTCTGGATATCAACAACGTCTACGTAAATTCTTACAATCACGGATTTGATCCGCATTATTTTTTAAATCACATTCCGATGGATCGTGTGGCGCAAGTTCACATGGCAGGGCCTTCGGACTATGGCGATTTTCTTTTCGACACTCACTCAACGGACATCCCGGAGCCTGTTTGGAATTTATTTAAAATTTTGGCGCCACAAATTCGCCACCTGCCGATTCTTATTGAGCGAGATGAAGACATTCCTGATTTCCATGAGCTTGAAGTTGAAGTGATGAAGGCTGTTTACATTTTGGAGAGTTCACATGAATCTGAACGAAGCATTGAACCTGTTTAA
- a CDS encoding DNA-binding domain-containing protein → MNLNEALNLFKRNIASGQVSDGKAEAELKPVGSLSLEQAFQVYHQGYVARLTGALREIYEASSWVLGEDEFHNASRKYINAQPSRSYNLSDYGHEFPEHLQMSSLGTAHPFLYDLARFEWTFKNMYHTPTSDPFPAEEIQALLNSEDFKVHFIEGMDIFQSPYAIYEIWRRRNDPSGTIQDIHWQTPESLLVYKKQKKIYVHKIDHVEAQVLTELKEGKSVSQALVGFSHVLTSEKITQLFQIIMRAGIIEDVLVLET, encoded by the coding sequence ATGAATCTGAACGAAGCATTGAACCTGTTTAAAAGAAATATTGCCTCTGGCCAGGTGAGCGACGGCAAAGCGGAAGCAGAATTAAAACCCGTTGGCTCGCTTTCTTTGGAGCAAGCCTTTCAAGTCTATCACCAAGGCTACGTTGCCCGTCTGACCGGAGCCTTACGTGAAATTTATGAGGCTTCCTCGTGGGTTTTAGGTGAAGATGAATTTCACAACGCCAGTCGCAAGTATATCAACGCTCAACCCTCACGCTCGTACAATCTTTCTGATTACGGTCATGAATTCCCTGAGCACTTGCAGATGTCTTCTTTGGGCACAGCTCATCCGTTTCTCTATGATCTTGCGCGCTTTGAGTGGACTTTTAAAAACATGTATCACACGCCGACATCAGATCCTTTTCCAGCCGAGGAAATTCAGGCATTGCTGAATTCAGAAGATTTCAAAGTGCATTTCATTGAGGGCATGGACATCTTTCAGAGTCCTTATGCGATCTATGAAATTTGGCGACGCCGCAATGATCCTTCGGGAACAATTCAAGATATTCACTGGCAAACACCTGAAAGTCTTTTGGTGTATAAGAAGCAAAAGAAAATTTACGTGCACAAAATTGATCACGTGGAAGCTCAGGTTTTAACGGAACTTAAAGAAGGAAAATCCGTTTCCCAGGCCCTGGTGGGTTTTTCTCACGTCTTAACGTCAGAAAAAATCACGCAGCTTTTTCAAATAATCATGAGAGCGGGAATCATTGAAGACGTCTTGGTTTTAGAAACCTAA
- a CDS encoding cache domain-containing protein has product MWNKVWKSQSYRYKILALLVVAILPLWAIVLFYVLPLVRTNLYEDRKTSIRNTVDIAGKVLEHYHQLAEAKVITDEEAQKQALLAVSKLRYNGNEYFWINDLHPKMMMHPIKPELNGKDLSDMKDPEGLRLFVEFARVGQTPEGEGFVRYLWPKPGSPQPEPKISFVRQFKPWKWIIGSGVYVDDVEKSVAQFRSKVIISFSCAFVLAFGLFFVFAGKLMNFLAKTVNDTNDASQQVLEASNMLSNAGQNVAQGAVESAARIEETLNAVKELNDIVKTNQDRARAAAELAKNSEAGASQGAGEVKRLIESITVMSKISGEITSAMDIIDDIAFQTNLLALNAAVEAARAGEQGKGFAVVAEAVRGLALKSAQAAKEVKTVITSSVTQTQVSLELAEKSDKVLDGIVTSVQKVNVLNQEIAETSAQQSEGIRSIHDAMGSLGQQTQAFSAAAEETAATSEEMSAQANTLQHMVHHMASEVIGRSAKKAA; this is encoded by the coding sequence ATGTGGAATAAAGTCTGGAAGTCACAGAGTTACCGTTACAAAATATTAGCTCTTCTTGTCGTGGCGATCCTGCCTTTGTGGGCGATAGTTTTGTTTTACGTGCTGCCCTTGGTGCGTACCAATTTATATGAAGACCGCAAAACATCCATTCGTAATACCGTGGATATCGCGGGAAAAGTTTTAGAACACTATCACCAACTTGCGGAAGCCAAAGTCATCACTGATGAAGAAGCGCAGAAACAAGCCCTGCTTGCAGTTTCAAAACTCCGTTATAACGGCAATGAATATTTTTGGATCAACGATCTTCATCCCAAAATGATGATGCATCCGATTAAGCCGGAACTGAATGGCAAAGATCTTTCTGATATGAAAGATCCCGAAGGTCTTCGTTTGTTCGTAGAGTTTGCGCGCGTCGGACAAACTCCTGAAGGCGAAGGTTTTGTCAGATATCTGTGGCCGAAGCCGGGTTCACCTCAGCCAGAGCCAAAAATCAGTTTCGTAAGACAGTTTAAGCCGTGGAAATGGATCATTGGTAGTGGTGTATATGTGGATGACGTTGAAAAATCCGTGGCGCAGTTTCGTTCCAAAGTGATTATCAGTTTTTCATGCGCATTCGTTTTAGCTTTTGGTTTGTTCTTTGTTTTCGCCGGAAAGCTTATGAACTTTTTGGCAAAAACTGTGAATGACACGAACGATGCAAGCCAACAGGTTCTGGAAGCATCTAATATGCTTTCAAATGCAGGACAAAATGTCGCACAAGGCGCTGTGGAATCCGCAGCCCGTATTGAAGAAACACTGAACGCCGTTAAAGAATTAAATGACATCGTGAAAACCAATCAAGACCGCGCAAGAGCCGCAGCAGAACTTGCGAAAAATTCAGAAGCTGGTGCCTCTCAAGGCGCGGGCGAGGTTAAGCGCTTAATTGAATCCATCACGGTGATGTCAAAAATTTCTGGTGAGATCACGTCTGCCATGGACATCATTGACGATATCGCGTTTCAAACAAATCTTTTGGCTTTAAATGCGGCGGTAGAAGCCGCTCGTGCCGGAGAGCAGGGAAAAGGTTTTGCAGTTGTTGCCGAAGCTGTGCGCGGACTGGCGTTGAAGTCAGCCCAAGCTGCAAAAGAAGTTAAAACCGTGATCACAAGCAGTGTTACGCAAACCCAAGTGTCTTTAGAACTCGCAGAAAAAAGTGACAAAGTTTTAGATGGAATTGTGACCTCCGTGCAAAAGGTCAACGTGCTCAATCAAGAAATTGCTGAGACTTCTGCACAGCAATCCGAAGGCATTCGTTCCATTCACGATGCAATGGGATCTCTAGGACAGCAGACGCAAGCTTTCTCGGCGGCGGCAGAAGAAACAGCGGCGACGTCTGAAGAGATGTCAGCGCAAGCCAACACTCTTCAACACATGGTTCACCATATGGCTTCTGAAGTGATCGGAAGATCGGCAAAGAAGGCGGCTTAG
- a CDS encoding murein L,D-transpeptidase catalytic domain family protein, whose amino-acid sequence MGSFARVFSLWIFLAVDLIATTAWADSLFNRRLGNGRFLFDVVMEQGVSREPLDLIFRMYDYNEGRIPNLTYTVLVDYSRPSTEKRLFLINLSNGSVEKFYVAHGIRSGIIETRSFSNLPDSWKSSLGFYFAKGSYVSSKNGISLYLDGIDRSNNNAKLRTIVLHGASYVSEDFIQRNGRLGWSEGCFAVGLEYVNYLINLLQNGSLLLSYHKDLIGFSRRYPSEQAMVGDEVVPPGVNTNRTPGEGGGLDWIPSAVSF is encoded by the coding sequence ATGGGTTCATTTGCGCGGGTTTTTTCGTTATGGATTTTTTTAGCGGTGGATCTGATCGCGACAACGGCGTGGGCGGATTCTTTATTCAATCGTCGTCTGGGAAATGGACGTTTCCTTTTTGACGTTGTGATGGAGCAAGGTGTTTCCCGGGAGCCCTTGGACTTAATCTTCCGAATGTACGATTACAACGAAGGGCGAATTCCGAATCTGACTTACACGGTGCTGGTTGATTATTCCCGGCCCTCGACGGAAAAAAGATTGTTTCTGATAAATCTTAGCAACGGCTCTGTTGAAAAATTCTATGTGGCCCATGGCATTCGCTCAGGCATTATCGAAACACGCAGCTTTTCAAATCTTCCGGATTCTTGGAAAAGTTCGTTGGGCTTTTATTTTGCCAAAGGTTCATACGTCAGTTCTAAGAACGGCATTTCACTTTATCTCGACGGTATTGATCGCTCGAATAATAACGCCAAACTGCGAACAATTGTTTTGCACGGCGCCTCTTACGTGAGTGAAGATTTTATTCAACGAAATGGACGACTTGGATGGAGCGAAGGATGTTTTGCCGTAGGACTTGAGTATGTGAATTACCTAATCAATCTTTTGCAAAACGGAAGTCTGCTTTTATCTTATCATAAAGACCTCATTGGATTTTCACGGCGTTATCCTTCCGAGCAAGCAATGGTCGGCGATGAAGTCGTTCCCCCAGGTGTGAACACAAATCGAACACCGGGAGAGGGTGGAGGACTTGACTGGATTCCTTCCGCTGTCTCATTCTGA
- a CDS encoding helix-turn-helix domain-containing protein has product MSQIDQFLNSLKRALKAKNVLYRDLAKALNLSESSVKRILSNKSLSLERLEEICRVADISFSEVVKSANLEETSQVFTLTDDQEKALAENSRMLHYFMMLQEGKTPQKIEREYQISSSESKKYLFQLDRLNLIELHPRDKVKLKRHGFLRFRRDGLVGKALFENTKAHYLNYDFRPEDYIRFSFLKLSPQTMAKYKTKLEKLMLEMQEESRFESEHNVSVVDMGVLFSYRPWQHSYMGAIKKKE; this is encoded by the coding sequence ATGTCACAAATTGACCAATTCTTGAATTCGCTGAAACGTGCGCTAAAAGCCAAGAACGTCTTGTATCGAGACTTGGCGAAAGCATTGAATTTGAGTGAGTCTAGCGTTAAGCGCATTCTCTCCAACAAAAGCTTAAGTCTGGAGCGCTTGGAAGAAATCTGCCGAGTAGCTGACATCAGTTTTTCTGAGGTCGTTAAATCCGCCAATTTAGAGGAAACGTCTCAGGTTTTCACTCTCACGGATGATCAGGAAAAAGCGCTGGCTGAAAACTCTCGTATGCTTCATTACTTTATGATGTTGCAAGAGGGAAAAACGCCGCAAAAAATCGAGCGGGAATATCAGATCTCCAGTTCTGAATCGAAAAAATATCTTTTTCAATTAGACCGTTTAAATCTCATCGAGCTTCATCCGCGCGACAAAGTGAAATTAAAGCGCCATGGCTTTTTGCGTTTCCGTCGAGACGGGCTTGTGGGGAAAGCTCTTTTTGAAAACACCAAAGCGCACTATCTTAATTATGATTTCCGTCCAGAAGACTACATTCGTTTTTCATTCTTAAAACTAAGCCCGCAGACTATGGCGAAGTACAAAACGAAGCTTGAAAAATTGATGTTGGAGATGCAAGAGGAATCGCGTTTTGAAAGTGAACACAATGTTTCCGTCGTGGATATGGGTGTTCTCTTTTCGTATCGTCCTTGGCAGCACTCCTATATGGGCGCGATTAAAAAGAAAGAATAG